The sequence ATACAGCCGAATCAACTGACCTTTTTGATAAAGGAGATATTAAAGTAAGAATTAATCCTTTTGAGTATTATAATATTGGAAATACTAAAGATGACTTCATTCATATTTTTGCTAATATTATGGAAGGAAGAACTGTCTCTCAAAAAAAGAACCTTTCAGAAAGAATTATTACTGAATTGAAATCAATGTTCCCAGACGTTCCGATTATTTCTATTAATATAAGAGATTTTGAAAAAGCTACTTATTGCAACAAATCAATGGTTTGATACTGGACTAAATATAAAGCGGAATTAAAAAACATTCGCGAAAACATTAAATTTTAAAAAACAATTTTAAAATCTATAAAAAACTTAATGAATTAACCAATGAACACTAGAACACTTGAAGAACAGCGGATTGAATTTATCAATCAAAAATTTCTTGCTACACCATTAGCTGGATTGATTATTTGGACTTTAATCGGATTAATCGGAATCTTTTTCTCCGACTTTGTAGCGGTTTGGTCAATTTTTATTGGAACTGGAAGTATTGTATATCTGGGGCTGTTTCTCTCAAAATTCACAGGTGAAAATTTCCTCGATAAAAGTAAACCTAAAAACGAATTCGATACTCTTTTTCTTTTTACAGCTGCGCAAGCGATTCTTGCCTATTCAATTGCAATACCATTTTTCCTCGTTGACTATTCTTCTCTTCCAATGACTGTAGGAATTCTGACTGGATTGATGTGGTTACCATTTTCTTGGATTATAAAACATTGGGTTGGAATTTTTCATACATTAACTAGAATAATTACAGTGCTAACCCTTTGGTATCTCTTACCCGAACATAGGTTTATAGCAATTCCGTTTGCAATCGTTTTGATTTATATCATTACATTAATTATCTTAAAAAACAGAAAGATAACTGAATAAAAACGACATCACAACAATAGCTATAAGTAATTGCTTGTTCTCGCGGAATTTCCAACTTGGTGTGTGCTTGCTAAGTAAACCGCAAATTCACACAACTACTTTTAGCCGAGATCGTTTTAGCAACAAGACTCAGAAAATCCGAATAAAAAAAATCTAAATTAAGAATGATAGAGAATAAGACACTAAATTTTCTAAAAAAATTAAATTCTAATAATTCAAAAGAATGGTTAGATGAAAATAGATCGGATTACAATTTTGCGAAAAATAATATTTTAGCTATGACGCAATCTTTAATTGACCAAGTTTCAAATTTTGATGGTGGAATAGAAAAAGCAGATTTAGACCCAAAAAAGTGTATAACAAGATTAAATAGAGATTTAAGATTTTCTAAAGATAAAACACCTTATAAAACCGATTATTATATTGTACTAAATCAGAAAGGAAAAAATAGCTCATCTGCTTTTTATTATGTTCATATTGAACCCAATAATTGTTTTGTAGGCGGTGGTGTATACAATCCGCAACCTAACGAACTAAAAAAAATTCGTAATAAAATAAATAATTCTTTTGGTGAGTGGCATAAAATAATATCAAATAAAGAGTTTGAGAAAAAGTTCCCAAGTGGAATTCATAATTCAGGAATTCTATTACGAAGTCCTAAAGGGTTTGATGATGATAATCCAGCAATTGAATTTTTAAAGATGAAAGGATTTTATACTCAAGAAAATATAACAGATAAGGAAATGCAATCGAATTTAGTTTTGGAAAAAATCATAGATTATTTTAAATATGTAAAACCATTAATTGACTATTTAAACGATGCAATTGAAGAATAAATTAAGTCCTGTTGCTAAAAGCGGTTTGTAGCAATTGCTAGGCTTGGCTTGTGTTCGGAATTTTACTTCGTCAGTTCGCTTCGCTCGAGTCTCCAAAAATTATAAAGTATTTTTACTTTTAAACTTTTGTTATAAATTTACGCACCTGCCACAAGCGGCAATACATTAACAGTTAACTTATGTATTAACGGATATTTCAGTAAAAAGAAAACTTTAAGAAAATGAACATATTTGACAAAATTTTCGGGAAACAACAAAAAAAAGAAACATTCCCACAATCAAATGCAAAGAAATCTCTTCCTAACATTGAAGAATTTCCTCAACTAAATACTTCGGATAGAATGGGTATAATTATGACTGTTGGTGACACCGGAGAATCAAAATACTTTCCTTTTCTTAAATATGCAATTCTTAATGACCCTGACCTGAATGTAACATTTGCAGCATTAAAACGAATTCATCTTTTCAAAGACAACGCAGAAGTTGTTCCAATACTTACAGAAATAAAAAATAGCGGTAATAGTCAAAAAATTGAACCTTACTTTTCCATGGCTTTATCTAGACTTGGTATTATTACAATAAAAGAACTTGAGGACAT is a genomic window of Flavobacterium jumunjinense containing:
- a CDS encoding 5-carboxymethyl-2-hydroxymuconate Delta-isomerase, whose amino-acid sequence is MPHFVIDCSENIIKIKSPKEIIQKVYDTAESTDLFDKGDIKVRINPFEYYNIGNTKDDFIHIFANIMEGRTVSQKKNLSERIITELKSMFPDVPIISINIRDFEKATYCNKSMV
- a CDS encoding DUF7010 family protein, which codes for MNTRTLEEQRIEFINQKFLATPLAGLIIWTLIGLIGIFFSDFVAVWSIFIGTGSIVYLGLFLSKFTGENFLDKSKPKNEFDTLFLFTAAQAILAYSIAIPFFLVDYSSLPMTVGILTGLMWLPFSWIIKHWVGIFHTLTRIITVLTLWYLLPEHRFIAIPFAIVLIYIITLIILKNRKITE
- a CDS encoding DUF2461 domain-containing protein is translated as MIENKTLNFLKKLNSNNSKEWLDENRSDYNFAKNNILAMTQSLIDQVSNFDGGIEKADLDPKKCITRLNRDLRFSKDKTPYKTDYYIVLNQKGKNSSSAFYYVHIEPNNCFVGGGVYNPQPNELKKIRNKINNSFGEWHKIISNKEFEKKFPSGIHNSGILLRSPKGFDDDNPAIEFLKMKGFYTQENITDKEMQSNLVLEKIIDYFKYVKPLIDYLNDAIEE